A window from Cydia strobilella chromosome 9, ilCydStro3.1, whole genome shotgun sequence encodes these proteins:
- the LOC134744170 gene encoding phospholipid-transporting ATPase ABCA1-like — MGAFQKLKLLVWKNFLLQKRHKFQTLFEIASPVIFSLFLILIRCLVDPKEKPEISYTSFQPMYYNASGRDIGNITTVKQQGTLAFSPEGALPRKALKDALEFVAMENLSGLLALLFDPKMLPEPKGFKDAKSMEIALTQPNAMKSILTGVQFEDNMANATKWPENVVITIRFPATMRTPMVDNPIRLSWRTNLLFPLITKPGPRDPDDKYGGKTPGYSLEMFLAVQHAVSQAVIKEKLGKSLDTKVLLQRFPQLAYRDDQLLIALEKFISMIIMLCFAYTFVNTVRVVTSEKELQLKETMTIMGLPSWLHWLAWFIKQFSFVLISVILMVILLKIPFNSTETGIRYSVLTFTPWSVLFFFMVLFVIASLAFSFMVSVFFTRANTAASFMGLAWFTTYSVYMLTQIIYEDVHWFKKMMLSLISNAAMGFAFQMLVTCEGTSRGLQWNEFFKPISYHDNFMPGHVAIMLVLDTILYMLIAMYVEKIIPGRYGVPLPWYFPFTKSFWVPNKIKIADLANNSDAEYKNALLKVVHDEEPDAIPAVNIKNLTKIYRGRKKAVDNLNLRIYENEITVLLGHNGAGKTTTISMLTGTVPPTSGTATVSGFNIVTETEQARKSLGICPQHNVLFPDLTVEEHLIFYSRLKGVLPSQLDSEVDHFVKLLELEDKKDALSSNLSGGQKRRLSVGAAMCGKSRVVLLDEPTSGLDPAARRGLWDLLLKEKKGRTIILTTHFMDEADVLGDRIAIMAGGKLQCNGTPYFLKKHYGIGYKLTIVKAEHCNVDNVTSFFNQYIPDIKENSNIGSELTYILPNENVSKFPGMLKKFEERREALHVSSYGLSVTSLEEVFMKVGAEKADGSSSIDLRNMHNDHAIVPMGKHYQNNLDTEPIQKERGFKLLKNHIKAMFLKLAYNSTRNKLVMFIQIVSPIINICLSVIIARSWNFIRSLPPLTLSLESGFKKTQTLISFSADMEAGSMGQKFLNAYKDYFKQSKYPGMSYNDIATMDMGRHYLKLSREGPERVHYENVIGATFEPDSITCWFSNYGYHDSAISLAHVDDAMMRAALPGSSLKIVNHPLPYSIENLLRVMATGGTMGFQFAFNMGFCMAFVASFLVLFVIKERISGAKLLQRVSGVRPAVLWVCALVWEWIWLLTIHLTIIITLACFQEVTLSTPDELGKVLLVLMVFSLGIIPLHFAASFCFDAAATGFSKMCFFNVFTGCMPFLITEVLRLPEVGSPFYANLFDWIFSVLPLYCLCRSLRDMSVSGFALTACDALCDQFVNIDNCTRHTLCSKLNISVCCIEDYPFLDWAEPGVGRYLFMMAFVGVFVFTIMLLKEYEVINKVFYKTSPPPPPPDDNEDEDVKRERAYVHSPISGRDSLICRDLTKYYGDFLAVNRLCLSVHKAECFGLLGNNGAGKTTTFRMLTGDVRISSGDAFVLGLSIKTQLQQVYRQIAYCPQFDALLDNLTARENLQIFCLLRGIPTRLGSDRAWQLANALGFAKHYDKQVYQCSGGTKRKISTAVALMGDSQLLFLDEPTTGMDPASKRLVWSCISSAVARGRSVVLTSHSMEECEALCSRLTVMVNGGLHCLGSLQHLKSKFSQGYTLVVKCQAGQQRNADLENINTVILERFNDITLVESYLGINTYYIKDPGLPWWQVFHAMEELRSQLPMEDYSVTQTSLEQVFLKFTMSESSTKYKGG, encoded by the exons ACGCCACTAAATGGCCCGAGAATGTCGTGATCACGATACGATTCCCCGCCACAATGAGGACGCCGATGGTCGACAACCCTATAAGGCTAAGTTGGAGGACGAATCTCTTGTTCCCTTTGATTACAAAACCTGGCCCGCGAGACCCTGACGACAAATATGGCGGAAAAACACCAG GCTATTCTCTAGAGATGTTCTTAGCAGTCCAACACGCAGTGTCACAGGCCGTAATAAAAGAAAAGTTAGGGAAGTCCTTGGACACTAAAGTATTACTGCAGCGATTTCCTCAGTTAGCCTACAGAGATGACCAGCTGTTGATCGCCCTTGAGAAGTTTATCTCCATGATAATAATGCTGTGCTTCGCGTATACATTTGTAAATACTGTGAGAGTTGTGACTTCTGAAAAGGAGCTGCAATTAAAG GAAACAATGACAATAATGGGCTTGCCTTCTTGGCTGCATTGGCTGGCATGGTTCATCAAGCAATTTTCATTCGTTCTCATTTCTGTAATTCTTATGGTGATTTTATTGAAG ATACCATTTAACTCCACCGAAACTGGAATCCGTTACTCGGTGCTCACGTTCACGCCTTGGTCGGTGCTTTTCTTTTTCATGGTGCTATTCGTCATCGCTTCATTAGCATTTTCTTTTATGGTCAGCGTGTTCTTCACTAGAG CTAATACCGCTGCGTCATTCATGGGGCTGGCTTGGTTTACCACATACTCGGTGTATATGCTCACGCAAATTATTTACGAGGATGTTCACTGGTTTAAAAAGATGATGTTAAGTTTAATTTCGAATGCGGCGATGGGGTTCGCCTTTCAGATGCTTGTTACTTGTGAGGGCACTTCAAGAG GTTTACAGTGGAACGAATTCTTCAAACCTATATCTTATCACGACAACTTCATGCCTGGTCATGTGGCCATAATGTTGGTCCTGGACACAATATTGTATATGCTGATTGCTATGTACGTTGAAAAAATAATACCGGGGCGATATGGAGTGCCCCTGCCGTGGTATTTTCCTTTTACGAAAAGTTTTTGGGTgccaaataaaatcaaaattgcaG ATCTTGCTAATAATTCAGATGCAGAATATAAAAATGCGTTGCTGAAAGTGGTTCATGACGAAGAGCCAGATGCAATACCCGCAGTCAATATTAAA AATCTTACAAAAATTTATAGAGGACGCAAAAAAGCAGTAGACAATTTAAATTTGCGAATATACGAAAATGAAATCACTGTATTATTAGGACATAATGGAGCTGGGAAAACAACAACGATATCTATGCTGACAG GTACCGTGCCACCAACATCAGGAACGGCGACAGTAAGCGGCTTTAACATCGTCACAGAGACGGAGCAGGCGCGCAAGTCGCTCGGCATCTGTCCGCAACACAACGTGCTGTTCCCGGACCTAACGGTCGAGGAGCACCTCATATTTTACTCCCGGTTAAAAGGAGTGTTGCCGAGTCAGTTAGATAGCGAAGTTGATCATTTTGTTAAGCTGTTGGAGTTGGAAGACAAG AAAGACGCACTATCAAGTAATCTATCAGGCGGACAGAAACGTCGCCTCTCAGTCGGGGCCGCAATGTGCGGAAAGTCCCGGGTTGTCCTACTAGACGAACCCACTTCGGGCCTTGACCCGGCCGCCAGGCGGGGATTATGGGACCTCTTGCTCAAAGAAAAGAAAG GTCGCACCATAATCCTCACAACACATTTCATGGATGAGGCGGACGTCCTAGGCGACCGTATCGCCATCATGGCCGGTGGTAAACTACAGTGCAACGGCACGCCATACTTCCTCAAGAAACATTACGGCATCGGCTACAAATTGACCATTGTTAAGGCCGAGCACTGCAACGTCGACAATGTGACGAGTTTCTTCAACCAGTATATACCGGATATTAAGGAAAACTCTAACATAG GTTCCGAATTAACGTATATCCTACCAAACGAAAACGTTAGCAAGTTCCCTGGAATGCTGAAAAAATTTGAAGAGAGAAGAGAGGCTTTGCATGTTTCCAGCTACGGTCTTTCGGTCACCAGCCTTGAAGAAGTTTTTATGAA AGTGGGAGCGGAAAAAGCAGACGGAAGTTCATCTATTGATCTAAGGAACATGCATAATGACCACGCTATAGTACCCATGGGCAAACACTATCAAAACA ATTTAGATACAGAACCGATACAGAAAGAGCGAGGATTCAAATTGCTCAAAAACCACATAAAGGCTATGTTTCTTAAGCTAGCATACAATTCGACCAGGAATAAACTTGTAAtgttcatacaaattgtatcacCAATCATCAACATATGTTTATCAGTAATTATAGCGAGATCCTGGAACTTTATTCGTTCCTTGCCTCCTTTGACACTTAGTTTGGAAAGTGGGTTTAAGAAAACGCAGACTCTAATATCGTTCAGTGCTGACATGGAAGCTGGTAGTATGGGCCAAAAGTTTCTGAACGCGTATAAAGATTACTTCAAGCAATCGAAGTACCCTGGCATGTCGTATAATGACATCGCAACGATGGATATGGGACGTCACTATCTGAAGCTG AGTAGAGAGGGCCCCGAGCGCGTTCACTACGAGAACGTCATAGGCGCGACGTTCGAGCCCGACTCCATCACGTGCTGGTTCAGTAACTACGGGTACCACGACTCGGCCATCTCACTCGCACACGTGGATGATGCTATGATGCGTGCTGCTTTACCCGGGAGCTCTTTGAAAATCGTCAACCATCCGTTACCGTATAGCATTGAGAATCTT CTGAGAGTGATGGCCACTGGTGGGACCATGGGTTTTCAATTTGCATTCAACATGGGATTTTGTATGGCATTCGTTGCATCGTTTCTGGTGCTCTTTGTGATTAAG GAGCGCATAAGTGGCGCGAAGCTGCTCCAGCGCGTCTCGGGCGTGCGGCCGGCCGTGCTGTGGGTCTGCGCTTTGGTATGGGAGTGGATATGGTTACTGACCATCCATctcaccatcatcatcactcTGGCGTGCTTCCAGGAGGTTACGCTGTCTACGCCAGATGAACTAGGCAA AGTGCTGTTAGTTCTCATGGTATTTTCGCTAGGAATTATACCTCTACACTTTGCAGCGTCTTTCTGCTTCGACGCGGCCGCTACAGGGTTTTCAAAAATGTGCTTCTTTAATGTATTCACGG GATGCATGCCTTTCCTCATAACGGAGGTGCTGAGACTGCCAGAAGTGGGGAGCCCCTTCTATGCCAACTTGTTTGATTGGATATTCTCCGTGCTGCCACTTTACTGCTTATGTAGAAGCCTGAg AGACATGAGCGTGTCAGGGTTCGCACTGACGGCGTGCGACGCGCTCTGCGACCAATTCGTGAACATAGACAACTGCACGAGACATACCTTATGCAGCAAGTTGAATATCAGCGTGTGTTGTA TTGAAGACTACCCATTTTTGGACTGGGCCGAGCCCGGAGTCGGTCGATATCTGTTCATGATGGCCTTCGTGGGAGTGTTCGTCTTCACCATTATGCTTCTTAAGGAATACGAAGTGATTAACAAG GTATTCTATAAGACGAGCCCACCACCGCCGCCGCCCGACGACAATGAAGACGAAGACGTCAAGCGCGAGCGGGCGTACGTTCACTCGCCCATCTCGGGCCGGGACAGTCTCATCTGCAGAGATCTCACTAAATATTACGGCGATTTCCTCGCCGTCAATAGGCTCTGCCTTT CCGTACACAAAGCAGAATGCTTCGGGCTACTCGGGAACAACGGCGCTGGCAAAACCACCACGTTCCGAATGCTCACCGGCGACGTCAGGATCTCCAGCGGAGACGCCTTCGTGCTCGGGCTATCCATCAAGACTCAGTTGCAACAAGTCTACAGACAGATAG CATACTGCCCTCAGTTCGACGCGCTGCTAGACAATCTGACCGCGCGCGAAAACTTGCAGATATTCTGTCTCCTGCGCGGGATCCCCACGAGGCTGGGCTCCGACCGCGCGTGGCAGCTCGCCAACGCGCTAGGGTTCGCTAAACATTACGATAAACAG GTATATCAGTGCAGTGGAGGCACAAAAAGAAAGATCAGCACTGCAGTGGCACTTATGGGCGACTCACAGCTTCTTTTCTTAGACGAACCAACAACAG GCATGGACCCAGCCTCCAAACGTCTCGTGTGGTCGTGCATCAGCTCGGCGGTGGCGCGCGGGCGCAGCGTGGTGCTGACGTCGCACAGCATGGAGGAGTGCGAGGCGCTCTGCTCGCGGCTCACTGTCATGGTCAACGGCGGGCTGCATTGCTTGGGATCACTCCAGCACCTTAAGAGCAAGTTTTCGCAAG GGTATACACTCGTGGTGAAGTGTCAAGCTGGGCAACAAAGGAACGCCGACTTGGAAAACATCAATACCGTAATATTAGAACGTTTCAACGATATAACTCttgt AGAATCGTACCTAGGCATCAACACGTACTACATCAAGGACCCGGGCCTGCCGTGGTGGCAAGTGTTCCACGCGATGGAGGAGCTGCGCTCGCAGCTCCCCATGGAGGACTACTCCGTCACGCAGACCTCTCTCGAACAGGTGTTCCTTAAGTTCACTATGTCAGAGTCCAGTACTAAATACAAGGGCGGGTAA